The following DNA comes from Camelina sativa cultivar DH55 chromosome 14, Cs, whole genome shotgun sequence.
TTACAGAGACCAAAGGAGCTGGTCCTTTGAATCCAAGATATAGCTATAAACAATTTactcttacttttttttggtcctttaaattgatattatattttttaattatactagTGACTATTTAACCTCAAAACTCCAGCACAAAAATACTTTTAGGGACTCAAAACTTTTGGTCTTTaaagtttctctctttgtctctttctAAAACGTTTTGTGTTTTATcgaagaacacaaaacaaacacaagagtGAAACATTCTTCTGTTAAAACAGAGGATAGAAACAGAGCATAAGAgaagagagtgtgagagagctCAAAGAGTGGAAGAGGTCCCAAATGTCAACACACTAAAACTTGTGCTTAAAATCTTGTTTACTTTTCTTATATAGATTTTAGTCAAAACTTTATGTgaattgtccaaaaaaaaagaagaagacaaaactaAGGCTATATTTGGAGATCTAATAACACTGCCTAAAATAATTGACAACAACACTAACTAATACTCAGAATCTGTGCCTCATTGTTTGATGTCAAGTGTCAAAAAGAGTCTTCACAGTTTCAACGAATATGATTAACATGAGAAAATGGTTGTGGAGCTACCTTTGGAACAGCTTTCTTGACGATCCCTGGTACACCAAAAACATTCCAAATCCTGAGAGTCTCGTCTGCTGCTACTGAAGCCACGGTACACCCATCCGGACTCTGTGCCACATAAAGAACTCGTGATGTATGACCAGTGAGTTCAACCATTTTCACCATGGATGGGTACTTCCAAAGTGTAAGCTGATTCTGTGTATACCCATGTGAGCTAAGCAATTCTCTTTCGTTTTTGCTCCATAGCAGTGAAGAAACTTGAGAGCCGGTGTCAACTGAATTCAAGCAAGCCCCAGTGAGTGTATTCCAAAACTTAATCGTCTGATCtctgccaccaccaccaccagttgCAAGCAAACTCGATTGGAAAGGGCACCACGCAAGAGCTTTCACAGCAGCTCTATGTTCCTCAAACCTATGCAGCCATTGCCTAGTTGAGTTGTAGGAGGAGGAGGCTAAGGAACGATCCCATACGTGTACCACATTGTCGTTACCCCCACTTGCTAGTTGTTGTCCTGATCACGACCACTTGAGACCACAAACCTCATCAGTGTGACCCACGTAAGTTGCCACAATGGATGATCTCATCCGCACATCATTGTTGAGGACCCGTCCATCCATTCCTCCAGTTGTTAGAATGTGATTGTTCCATGCCAATGATCCAACTCTTGACTGGTGACCACCTTGCAATGTTCTTATCATTCTACGATCAGAAGAATCCCACAGCTGCACTTGAGAGTTGTGAAGACCAACTGCAAGAGATTTACCATCTTGCGTCCAGTTAATGCTTGTGACAGGTCCCTCCTCTTCATCAACGGTCACAAGCTCAGAAGTAAGATCAGTGGATGCATTCCGCAAGTATACAGTGTCTCCCAAAGCCACGGCTAGAACATTAGCACTGCTCCAGTCCAACAAGTTAAGGTAGAAGTCATCGGCTAAGTCAGGTAGGTCTAAGGTTCTCTCACAATTCTGACGAATGTATCTACGAGGCTTTACGAATCTAGGTTGTTGTTGGTGAGGATCAGAAGAAGCAGAGGTAATACTACTAGAAAGCAGAGCTTGAGGTTTGTCTCTGAAAGCGAGAATCCGGCTTCTGTTCATATTCATTGTTTCAGCTAATCCTTCTATGTAGGCTTTTCTTGATGGTGAAGTTACTTCAGCCTTAACTTTTCTTCCTCCTTCCATTAGAGCGTAATGAGCGTAGTCAAAGTCCATCGCAGCCCTATTTGGTATAAACCTATCAAAATTTCCCTTGGATCGCTTCCTAGGGAGAAAGTGCTCTTTAGTTGTACACCAACCTGTCATATTCGTCATTACCAAACACACTCAAAAGAAACGAAATTAGAGACTTAATCAAACAAAGCCTGCAAAGACAGAAGCGTTAGTCAATTCGAAGAGTTGAGTTGAGTTTCGTCGATGAGAACTAAACAAATAAAGCCTGCAGGGAAAGAAGCGTTAGTCAATTCGAACACAAAGAGAAAAGTTGAGTTTCGTCGATGAgagataaccaaataaaacccTGCAGAGAAAGAAGCGTTAGTAAATTCCaacacaaagagagaagagtttcgTCGACGAGAGACTAATCAATCAAATAAAGCCTGCAAAGAAAGAAGCGTTAGTGAATTCGAACACAGAGACAAGAGTTTAGTTTCGTCGCTGATAGACAAAAGAGattaatcaatcaaataaaACCTGCAAAGACAGAAGCGTTAGTGAATTTgaacacaaaagagagagaagagtttcgTCGCTGCTGATGAATGTGAGATGATGATCGAGAGAGCGAATGATTGAGagcgatttagggtttcttttgttttctctgatcaattatatatagagactgatatatatcttatataataagagaagttttttttctaactttgcctAACAATGTGATATTTGCACTCTATATTTGTGACAcatatcatttttattaattttaaattttacattctattttttttccttattttatttgtattttatatgatgtatagtttgttataaaaatataatttttgtatagtttgctttttgaatttctacattgttacaaaaatatcttcCTTCCATTCTTTAGTTTaagcatctaatatatttcataataaaatcatacatcATAGAACCTAAACAAAATTActgatcaacccaactaaaaaatataaacaaactgaaaccaaataaaaaaaaaaaatggtttcatacttttaaagtaaaaactgaaaccaaattaacttATGTTAGACtatttataaatatagaagatttctcaaatatatatataaatcatattatatgcaatatcatatataatgtattaaagacacaactcaaatttgtatttaatagtattatataagttacagtttgactgtctttaaaacatatgtactaaaacaaaatggtatcataacataattgttttatctcccccaagaaataatagaaaagaatagtttcaaaattaatttattgttaattatactatttattttaaaatgattagaaatagagacaatttatagaagaaaaaaatatgtttattaaatttgacatatttcaaatttaatatgtCTGTAACTAATTGTCCTATTActataaaatggtttcataaatttcaaagtaaaaactgaaaccaaattaatttatgatagactaatttaatataaaagattttctaatatataaaaacctcacattatattcaataatcatatatttgtattaaagacacaactcaaatttgtatttaatagtaatttataagttatattttgattgtgtttaaattatatgtactaaaaaaacataatggtatcataacataattgctttatcaccctatgatataacaaaaaacaataatttcaatttttaatttattgttaatcatactatttatattaaaatgattagaagtagagacaatatatagaaaataaaaatatattaaatttcacacacttttattttcataaatttttatacaaactggttaaacttataatataagatatttgttttgtgatatcgttttagtaaattattttaaaattgacttatcatatataaaactattttttgttaactattacttttagatgatgacaataaaatcaatatataggacaacataaaattatctatcaaaaaattatgtaagatattacacttttctttctagactacttatcagttttttatttaCACTTTTCTTACACATCTAAATTGTAGTTGCACCgtagtattatgaatattattttttaagacatatattaaattacatttgtacatttcatatataattgaataaaaacttcattttatatttcatacATAAACATTTGGCACTCTatatttgtgacacatgtcatttttattaattttaaatttaacattctatttttttttttacttttttatttgtattttatatgatgtacagtttgttaaaaaaataagttttgtatagtttgctttttgaatttcaacattgctacaaaaatatcttccttccatttttttgttttagcatctaatatatttcataatgaaatcatacatcatagaacctaaaaaaaaaaatactgaaaccaaataaaaatagaaaatggtttcatacttttaaagtaaaaactgaaaccaaattaacttatgatagactaatttataaacatataaattttttcaatatatatatatatttataaatcatattatattcaataatcatatataatgtattaaagacacaactcaaatttgtatttaattgtattatataagttacagtttgactgtctttaaaatATATGCACTAAAACAAAATGGTATCATaccataattgttttatttcccccaagaaaaattagaaaacaatagtttcaaatttaatttattgttaattatactgtttattttaaaaagattagaaatagagacaatttatagaagaaaaaaaatatgtttattaaatttgacacacttttattttcatgaattattataaaaagttaattagacttagagtataagatactccatctgtttcaaaatataggatgttttagtgaaaacacgcatattaagaaatagttactgttaaaaagtttaatcaatcataaacaagtctgcataatataaaatataaatttaatctaaaagttgtatagaaaattggaaacatcctatattatgaaacggagggagtatatgtTTTGGGGtatcgttttaataaattaatttaaaattgacttgtcatattataaaattatatgctgttaactattacttttagatatgaaaataaaattaatatataggaaaacataatttatctatcaaagtaaggtattacacttttttttcttagaatacttatcagatttttttcccaaaaaactataaattaattaatttatcataattatttaacaaacatacaaaaattaattaactttgcTGTAACTAACTGTCCTATTActataaaatggtttcatacatttcaaagtaaaaattgaaaccaaattaatttatgatagactaatttaatataaaagattttctaatatataaaaacctcacattatattcaataatcatatatttgtattagagacacaactcaaatttgtatttaatagtaatttataagttatattttgattgtgattaaattatatgtactaaaaaaacataatggtatcataacataattgctttatcaccctatgatataacataaaacaataatttcaaaattttatttattgctaataatactatttatattaaaatgattagaagtAGAGACAatgtatagaaaataaaaatatattaaatttcacacacttttattttcatgaatttttataCAAACTAGTTAAActtatagtataagatatttgttttgtgatattgttttagtaaattattttaaaattgacttatcatatataaaactattttttgttaactattacttttagatgatgacaataaaattaatatataggacaatataaaattatctatcaaaaaaattaggtcAGATCTTAcacttttctttctagattacttatcagttttttatttaCACTTTTCTTACACATTTTAATTGTAGTTGCACCgtagtattatgaatattattttttaagacatatattaaaTACATTTGtacattttgtatataattgaataaaaacttCATTTTTGATTGATATAGTAAAATAGAAACAAACGAGAAAAGGAAAATCACAATTACAACGGTTAGATTAATAAATGtgtattatcatatcatatcatttaatgaagagaagatacacttcaaaaaaacaaaaaggaaattaaacctcaaatatggaaatctaattttattgaaattataattaagTAAAGATATATAGAAATCGAAATCTATATAATAACCTGAACCGTGTTGTGTTTTACCCTAATTctcaaagagttttttttattctctctttgtcaaaaacaaaaaaaagcttcttctttttctctctgtaaaCAAAGCTTCTTCTAGTTCTACAATGTTGACGAAGGACAAAACAACGAAATTGTTGTCGGTGAGAAACCGAAGATGTTTCAAGAAACAACCTAAGACAACAAATCTTGCTTTGAGAGAACAGACCATGTTTAAGAAAGCCTCCGAGCTTTCCATCCTGTGCGATGTCGAAGTCTGTGTTATATACTACGACCGTGACGGAGAACTCGTCAGGACATGGCCGGAAGATCAATCCAAGGTTCGAGACATGGCGGAGAGATTCAGCAAACTCAACGATAGAGAGAGACGCAAGAAAAGCACAAACCTTTCTNGAAGAGAAGATACccttcaaaaaacaaaaaggaaattaaacctCAGATATGAAAATCTAATTCtattgaaattataattaagTAAAGATATAGAAATCGAATTCTATATAATAACCTGAACCGTGTTGTGTTTTACCCTAATTctcaaagagtttttttttattctctctttgtcaaaaacaaaaagcttcttctttttctctctgtaaaCAAAGCTTCTTCTAGTTCTACAATGTTGACGAAGGACAAAACAACGAAATTGTTCTCGGTGAGAAACCGAAGATGTTTCAAGAAACAACCTAAGACAACAAATCTTGCTTTGAGAGAACAGACCATGTTTAAGAAAGCCTCTGAGCTTTCCATCCTTTGTGATGTCGAAGTCTGTGTTATATACTACAACCGTGACGGAGAACTCGTCAGGACATGGCCGGAAGATCAATCCAAGGTTCGAGACATGGCGGAGAGATTCAGCAAACTCAACGATAGAGAGAGACGCAAGAAAAGCAcaaacctttctttctttctgaataAGAAGACCCTCAAAGACAAGAAGTCATCTTTTGATATCATGGACTACAAATTCTCTGAGAATGTCTTGGAGATGGAGGCTTCGTTAGAGAGTTCTATACGGGTGTTACAAGATAAGATTCTTCGGTTACAGAACCAGACGGAACCCGATCAGAACTCTGTGGTGTCTTCCGACGGCTTCTTCACAACAGATCCATCATTGATGAGCGGTGGTGTGTCAGTAACAGAGAAAGACTTATCGACACCTTCATTGACTCAACAAAATCAGAGCAAAGTTTCAGTCTTTCTCTATAACCATGACAACGGAAGCTTCTGTCAACTCCCTGACTCCTCTGTTTCTACCTTTGACCCATCGACGAAGTTAGATTATGAGTTTTAACTCTTTTAGCAAAAAGTCTCGATTTAGATatatttagggtttgttagagaAGTCGacagtttttgtttgaagatgatataacaaaaaagtaaaatcatAATCAGTTCAAGTACAACGTTCCTACTACCTTGTTCCTAtgagttttgtttaatttctatgAGTTCTTGTGAGGTACGTAACTGGATCAGAGTTGGTTGAAACATATTGGACAGGTCACAGTAGAAAGGTCTCAAAACGTGATAGAGGCTACTAACTTCGTACCACATGAAGAATTATGTCGTGTTTTTTTGGCCAAGTTAAATGAGTAAACGaaccatttatatattttataacaaaaaaatatcaaatcatacAATACAAAATTTCACAATGACCAGTAACTTCAAAAATTCTAGCAAATACATGTAAACGGTCAATCGATAAAAAAAAGTCACTTTGTACGGTTTTGCTTCTCCTCGATTCCAGATTGAGAGAAGCGTTTCCTAAGAACTGCAAAAACATCTTCCATCTTCACATCCCTTTTAGATAGAAGCACCATTGCGTGGTATAACACATCAGCCATCTCCGATGGTGTTCTTGAAACTTCCTCATTATCCTCCAGTGTTCTGCATAACTCATCAGCTTCTtccctgaaacaaaaaaaaatcccaataaGCTTCATAACGATCAAAAAGCTCAAATACAATTACAGATAACCGACAATATACCTGATCTTTGAGCAAAGCAGAGCGTCATCAGTCAATAACCGTCGAGTCCATGACGGTTTACCTTCTTGAGGAACTGTTGATTCTTCTTTCCGCTTGGAAATGATTGATTCTAGCGAATACAATGTTGTTAAAGCTAGCTTGTTTCCTGAAGCCTGTGATGCAGTCAGAGGAAGTAGTTGATTTCATTCAGATTTCTATTAATCTCTTGTCACATGAAAaggtaaataaacaaaactccACAGAGACAAACCTCATCATTGTTTAATTGATCGAAAACAGATGTGTAGTAGCAAGTCTCTTCTCCTGTGTGGCAGGTAGGTCCATCAGGTGTTCCAAGGTAAATAATCTGAGAAAATACAAACCAGTGAGTTTATGAAGAAGACAACTATTTTGATTCATATCAGCGGTCAAAGCAAACATACCGAATCTCGATCGCAATCAATATACACGTCGCGGATATTGATGAAGTTATTGGATGTCTCTCCCTTGGTCCATAAGGTTGATCTTGATCGACTAAAGAATGTAGCTTTCCGAGAACTGATAGTTGTGGAGAGGGCCTCCCTATTAACAAAGCCTTGCATTAGTACAGCTCCCGTGTCAACGTTTTGTGCTATTGCCACAGCTAATCCTTTGTCATCCCATTTAATGCTGTCCAACAAGTTATCTACCTAACCCAAGAAAACAACAGAAACCATGATAAACACCAGGGGATACAACAGAAAGCATAAACAATGCTTGCTGAGACAGTAATAAAAAGATCACAATTGCAACAGACAAGCCCCCCTCTAATAATACAAACAGTAAATGCATTATCGGTCTAGAATTGGAAGCTAAAAGAGAAATGTATCAATGGAGATTATTAAATTGTGGAGGACAGATGTAGCCCATGCCATCACAGATTCAGACGACCAAGCAAACGATGAACACCTTCAGAGAGAAATCCAGACAAAAAGATGGAAACCATCAAAAGGCCCTtccttctctctgttttctttacCAGAGATGTAACAGTTCAAACTCACTTGTCAAAGAGTAGGAACCTGACCATCTCTGGCTAAATCTCAACTATACAGAATGTAATACAAATAGACtaacaaataacaacaaattaagAGTAAGCACATGAATCTAAAGTTCATTGACAGATCAATGCAGCATGACTCCTAAACCTGAGAGCCCCAAGACAAAACGTTTTCCttgtaaaaatatcaaatgtgGTGAACAGATGTAGCTCAAGTCATCACGGAACAAAGATGACCAAGCAAACGATGAGCACCTTAAAAGAGAAATCCCGACCAAAAGATGGAAACCATCAAAAAGCctatccttctctctctttgctaTACCAGAGATGTAACAGTCCAAACCCACATGTCAAAGGGTAGGAACCTGACCATCTCTGGCAACAAAAGATCCCAACTTTAAAATTATACAAGAAACATTAACACAAAGGCCAATCATAATAACAAAGTGTCATTCACTATTCTCTAAACTGAACACAAGTTAACTTCAGAATGTGTCTATAGAACTAACTGCAGAACAACATACTTCAGATGCTTTAATAAAATGTGATGAACAGATGTAGCTCAAGTCATCACCAAATGCAGACAACTAAGCAAACGATGAGCATCTAAAAAAGAGAatatccaaacctaaaaaatggAAACCATCAAAaaaagcttttcttttctctctattttatcTACCCGACATGTAACAGTAGTTACTCATATGTCAAAGAGTAAGCACCTGACAATGTCTGGTTCAATATTCAATCCAACCCCTAATCCATACAATTTGAGCTTAACACGATTCCATTACAGATCATAAAGTTCAGATTATACAAAAGATTGATCCACTAGTTTACCTTAGCTTGAAGAGCAATGTTTTTATTATCATTAGACGCGAATACGACATTGGATCTGCTTCTCTGCTTAGTATATCTGATTGGGATGAAACAGCTACTTCTCGTATGTAAAGACTGAGCTAATGCATTGTACGATACCGCCATTAACTCGATGGAGCGCTTATAAAAGAGGAACCAAAAAGTGGCGGCGGACTGAATATAAAAGAGtgacggaagaagaagaagaaaccctaattgGTTCTGGGTTTTGTGGTTTAGTTACAGAGACAATAAAGGGCTTTTTAAAGACCGACTCAGCAtatattcaaatagactaaaaTGCCCCCCAGTCTACCTCCATTTTGGAAATTACAAAAGCATCCCTGTAATTGcttcaaatttcaatttccgccataacttgtttttttttttctttttcttttcctctctttgtCGTCTCCAAGGGGATTTTTGGGATCCAAAAGCCCTAGAAAGATCTCTCCCCCCCCCGAGTTATCTAATCTTCAACCTTTCGCGTTGGG
Coding sequences within:
- the LOC104743711 gene encoding agamous-like MADS-box protein AGL53; translated protein: MLTKDKTTKLFSVRNRRCFKKQPKTTNLALREQTMFKKASELSILCDVEVCVIYYNRDGELVRTWPEDQSKVRDMAERFSKLNDRERRKKSTNLSFFLNKKTLKDKKSSFDIMDYKFSENVLEMEASLESSIRVLQDKILRLQNQTEPDQNSVVSSDGFFTTDPSLMSGGVSVTEKDLSTPSLTQQNQSKVSVFLYNHDNGSFCQLPDSSVSTFDPSTKLDYEF
- the LOC104741789 gene encoding histidine biosynthesis bifunctional protein hisIE, chloroplastic isoform X1 → MAVSYNALAQSLHTRSSCFIPIRYTKQRSRSNVVFASNDNKNIALQAKVDNLLDSIKWDDKGLAVAIAQNVDTGAVLMQGFVNREALSTTISSRKATFFSRSRSTLWTKGETSNNFINIRDVYIDCDRDSIIYLGTPDGPTCHTGEETCYYTSVFDQLNNDEASGNKLALTTLYSLESIISKRKEESTVPQEGKPSWTRRLLTDDALLCSKIREEADELCRTLEDNEEVSRTPSEMADVLYHAMVLLSKRDVKMEDVFAVLRKRFSQSGIEEKQNRTK
- the LOC104741789 gene encoding histidine biosynthesis bifunctional protein hisIE, chloroplastic isoform X2 translates to MQGFVNREALSTTISSRKATFFSRSRSTLWTKGETSNNFINIRDVYIDCDRDSIIYLGTPDGPTCHTGEETCYYTSVFDQLNNDEASGNKLALTTLYSLESIISKRKEESTVPQEGKPSWTRRLLTDDALLCSKIREEADELCRTLEDNEEVSRTPSEMADVLYHAMVLLSKRDVKMEDVFAVLRKRFSQSGIEEKQNRTK